The Pyxidicoccus xibeiensis DNA segment GTCCGGAGGACTTCACCGGTGGGTGACTTGAGCAGGGGCACGACGCGGGGCGTGAGGTTGCCCTGCCAGCCCACCAGGTGTGTCAGGGGGACGGTGACGGGCTCCTCCATGCGCACTGGCACCGAGCGCAGCGGCCCGGGAAGGCTCAACAGCACCCGCCCCTGCCCTCGCAGGTGGACCAGGTCCAGGTCCGGGGCGATGTCCGACGGCACGCGTCCGTTCTCGAACATCACCGGCTCCTCGAAGGCGAAGACGCACTCGTCGCGGAAGTACGCGGAGTCCTCGCCCAGGTCCACCGCCAGGAAGGTGCGGCGCTCGGACGGTTCGATATAGAGGATGCCCCGGCCCTTCGCGCGCACCATCCGCGCCGGGCCCTCGCCAAAGGCCTTGTCCGTGGCGCGGCCCCGGAAGCGCTTCATCTCCGGCTGGAACGCGAGCTGGCCGCTGAAGGCCACCATCCCGTCCAGCCGCGTGAGCAGCTCGCCCGCCACCGCCACCGAGAAGCTGCCATGCCCCAGGAGGAACGGGTGCGCCGGGTCCGCGCCCGCCAGTGCCACCGCGGGCGCCAGCTCGGACAGCGGTGGGACGGAGGCATCCGGAGCCCACGCCGTGCCCGCCTGCCCCGCCTGCGGCGCCGCCGCCTCGGCCACCGCGGGCGGCTCGGCCGGAGCCTCCGCCGGGGCCGGGGTCGCCGTCCGGTACACCCCTCCGCCGGACTTCGCCGCGACCTTCTCCAGCTTCAGCCGCGACACCGGCACCGGCGTCAGCGGCGTGCTGGCCGCGAGCGCCGCGGACGTCTCCTCGAAGGTGGAGTCCGGAGGAGGCTCGTGCTGGGCCTCCATGGCCAGCTCCTCCGCGTCCTCGGGCGTGGCCGTGAGCACCGGCAGCTCCTCCGCGGAGGACAGGGAGCTGGGACCCTCGTCCTCGGCGAGGCGGATCTCCTCCTCTTCTGGCGCGGGAGCCGGAGCCGCGGCGGGGGACGCCGGCTTCTCGCCCTCCAGGCCGAACTGCGCCCCCCAGTCGCCCTCGGAGGCCGCGCCGAACCGCCCCTGCGCACGCGGCGGCACGGGGGGCGGAGTCGTGGCCGTGGCCATCGGTTCGCCAGCCTCCAGCTCCGCGCCGCCCCGGGCCCGGGTGGGCGCGGCGGGCGTGGGCGCGGACCGGGAGTAGCCCTCGCCGGCGATGGCGCGGGTCATCTTCTCCGCCATGGCGTCACTGCCGGCCAGGACGAAGTGCTCGCGCGCGCGGCCGTACTCGCCCATCTGGGCCAGCGTCAGGCCCAGGTAGTTCTGCGCCTTCTG contains these protein-coding regions:
- a CDS encoding tetratricopeptide repeat protein: MTTRAKGRGEKSPADDEFIQQISRGGELLAANKVIEAKEFLERAHQLQPRNEKAQNLLGLCYFKLGLFDRAAELYEMLVRDNPVDPTLRVNLGLVYLKTNALQRAAREFETATDLAPEHQKAQNYLGLTLAQMGEYGRAREHFVLAGSDAMAEKMTRAIAGEGYSRSAPTPAAPTRARGGAELEAGEPMATATTPPPVPPRAQGRFGAASEGDWGAQFGLEGEKPASPAAAPAPAPEEEEIRLAEDEGPSSLSSAEELPVLTATPEDAEELAMEAQHEPPPDSTFEETSAALAASTPLTPVPVSRLKLEKVAAKSGGGVYRTATPAPAEAPAEPPAVAEAAAPQAGQAGTAWAPDASVPPLSELAPAVALAGADPAHPFLLGHGSFSVAVAGELLTRLDGMVAFSGQLAFQPEMKRFRGRATDKAFGEGPARMVRAKGRGILYIEPSERRTFLAVDLGEDSAYFRDECVFAFEEPVMFENGRVPSDIAPDLDLVHLRGQGRVLLSLPGPLRSVPVRMEEPVTVPLTHLVGWQGNLTPRVVPLLKSPTGEVLRTAVELGGEGFALIALGVR